The Bacteroidales bacterium region ACCTTTTTCTTTGCCATTTCAATCATTCTCGGGCTGAAATCAATGCCTGTCAGTTCCACTTGCTCCGGATAGTATGGTATATTCTTTCCTGTACCTATGCCGACTTCCAGGGTATTGCCATCCGCCTGATTTAGCAATTCTTCCCTCCATTTGGAAAATCCCTTTTCCATCGGATATTCAAGGATATCATATATCCGTGCAACCCTGTTGTATCGTTTTTTTATCGTTTCATGCTTACCGTCCATATCATTATATCATTGTATCATTGAAGCATTCATGCATTTCTTCCTAGTCCACCACTTCATAATTCCGCATCATGCCCATGTCCTCATGCTCAAGATTATGACAGTGATAGACATAAATCCCTGTAAAGTCTTCAAACCTCATAGCAACCTGTACCCGCATTCCCGGTAAAAGCAGGAAGGTATCCTGCCATCCTTCGTCAATAAAACCATATTTTACAGTATCCCATACCGAACGGCTAACTCCTGAATGATCCCTTTCGATGATATTAAACTGCAATCCATGCATGTGCACCGGGTGGGGCATTTGCATCATGTTGCCCATCATGCCCATTCCACGTCCACCTCCACCATTGATGAACTCCCATATTTCAGTAGTATTCAGCCTGACTTTTTCCCAGTCGGCCACTTCCTTCATCCCAAACGTTTCCCCGTTGATCACCCATTGCATGCGTTCAAAGGAGAAGTTGAATTTTCTGGGCCTGTCGGCATTTACTGCCCGTGAAACATCTATGGAACCTGGGTCGGAAAGTCTGGAAGGCAAAGGTTTTTGAGGTCCTCTTCGGGAGGATACGCTAAAGGAATAAATATCAAATTCCCTTCCATTGGGGATCTGGGGGCTTCCACCTCCCATCATACCACCTCCCATACCCATGGAAGTTCCTGGTTCAAAGGCAAGGCTTTTCAGGATGACCTCCTGATCCACGCTGTAAGCCGAAAAATCCTTCCAAATCTCCACACGCTCTCCTGGTGAAAGCATCAGGTAGGGTTTCCGAATGGGTTTCTCCAGCAATCCCCCATCGGTGCCTATGGCTATAACATCGCTTCCATCACTCCAGGCCAGTTTGTATATGCGTGAATTGGAACCGTTGAGAATGCGGAAGCGGTAGGTGGCCTTTTTTATCCTGGTATGCCATTCCGGTCGCCCGTTGACCAGCATCCTGTCTCCCAGGAAGCCCCTCATCCTGGCCATACGGTTGTTCTCAAGATATACCAGCTGGTTGTCCCCATCAAATTTCCGGTCCTGTATGATCAATGGCATGTCATAATCGCCCGAGGGCAAATCCGCATATGCCCCTTCAACGATGAACATGCCTGCCAGCCCGTAATATACCTGAGGCCCTGTGATCTGGTCGGGATGGGGGTGGAACCAGTAGGTTCCCGGACGGTTGTTCACCGTAAACTCATAGATGAACTGTTCGCCTTGGTCTATGGCATACATGGGATGGCCATCCATCCTGGGCGAAATATGCAAACCGTGCCAGTGGATCACGCTCTCGCGCGGCAGCTGGTTTTTAAACCGAACCCTTACTTTTTGACCCGGCTTAACACGAATGATGGGACCAAGATAAGTATCGGCCAGCGGATCGACGGTTCTGTCCCCTCCTTTCAGAATACGGGGCTCATAACTGTATACGCTGGTTTTTTGTCCGTCCAGAAGTTGAACCTCTTTCTGCAGGGCTGTCAGTTCGAGGTCGACGTCTGCCCGGAAGTTATTGTCTACCACATTATTTACCTGTGTTCCATTGGCATCGGTAATGGCATCAAATCCTTTCATGATCAAGGGTACACTCAAGACTCCCAATGAAGAGAACGCGGCCACCCGGATAAATTTGCGTCTTGATATATCCATGTCGTTCCTATGTTAATCGTTTAATGATGTTTATACTATAATTAAACAATCCAACCTTCCTAAAGTTGCACACCATGATGAGGCAGGTTTACATCATTTACAGGACTTCCGGCATCTTGAGCGGATTTTCATTGCTGTGGACAAAACCGGCATTAATAATTTTTAACTTTTCTAAATAACATCCTACCACTGCTTTAGCTTCTATACCCGATATAATGATGACAGCTTTTATCCAAAAAAGAGGCCGGTGGCTTTTCCATGTTCTCAGTACTAACAGAAACCGATTACATCGCCAAATGCCCCTGCTCATCCGTTCTCACTTTATATACTTCATCCACTGGAGAAAGGATGATCATCCCGTCGCCACGGTAGCCGGTGCGGGCATTCCTTCGAATGATATCAACTACCTGATCCATGTGTTCATCAGCAACAAGAATTTCGACTTTGATGATCCGGTCAGGATCGGCAAAAGGATATTTCTCACTGATGTGTTCCTTTTCCTGGTCGGAATACTGCCCTGTTCCTTCGCATTCTACGAACGTCATACAGCAAAATCCTTCCTTTTCAAGAGCAAAATAGACTTCTTCGGTTTTGTTATAGCGTATGTATGCTTTGATTAATTTCATGGCTTATTCATTTTTATTGTTTATTATACTCATAGTTCTTCATGTTGATTTACTCCTTGTTTTCAGAGCAATCAACCAGGTCTTTCAACTGGCAGGATGAACATCCCCTGGCCCTTTTTTTCTGCCAATCTTCCTCGAAAGGGCATTCATGAAGTGTAAATTCAGAATCCTTATTAAAAAGAATATGTACTATATACGGTAGCATAATGAAAGCTACCAGTATAGCCGATAAGATCAGTATCTTGATTATCATCGTTCACAATTAAATGGTTTCAATGGGAGACGAAATTCAACCACCTCATTTACAACAATCTGATTGGTCACATTGCCTGTCAAAAAGGAAAATTTGCTATGGTTTCCTTCTTTCAGGCAAATTGGGCATGATGGCGATTCAATCTATACAAGGCAAATATCCCTGGTTCAGCAACGAAGGAAGCCTAATTTAAACAGAATGTGAACTTACAACAGGTAGGATTGCAAACGGGCCAATACTGTTTGAATCTTAGGAAGCTTGAAAGTAGAAAAGGTATAGGCAGATTCCTCATCCGAAGCATCCATCTGAACCAAAGATACGGATGAAGGTGTGTCTTCAGTAACCTGGGCCACGGAAATTGTATGGGTGATGCCTACAAACGAACTTTTCAATTTGATGGAAGTAATTTGCGCATGGCAATCTTCAGCGGGCATTTCGCAATGATCGGCTGAAACTGCCATAGAACTGATTGAGAAAGAAACCGGTTGACAGGATTGCTTAGATAGGGCAAACCCGGCTGTTGTGCTTATCAACAACAAAGAAAGGATAATATGGGTTGCTTTCCTAAACATAGAATTGATTTTTGTTCTACCAAAGATACGTTTCTTTACAAAGCAGTGCATTACATAATTTTTCAAAATAATTGTATAATTTTTCTTTAAAGCTCCTGAAATAGGACCTTAAGGTAATCTTTTGGTTTTAACGCAAATTTCTTGTATCTGTCATTTATGAAAAACAGACCCTTTACATCATTTTTGCAATTTTTTTCAGGCTTCAAATCAATCAAAATACTGTATATTAGCAATTTACATATCAAAATTCACTTCTGTATCTTGTAAGTTGCAAATACCAGGAAAAGCCAAACCCTTTTAGCAAATCTTTTAATATTTTTACAGACTCTACCTTTAAACTGAATAATATGAAAAAACTTATTATTTTTTGCACAGCTATTTTAATGCTGACGTGTTCTTGTCAGAAATCACCTCAATCAAGTGATGAAGAACGGCAATATCCGCATTACAATCTGAGCCTGAAGATTGATCCGGAGACACAAAGGATAAATGTTGAAGGTGATTTAACAGTTAATATAAAAAAGGACTCCATTGAAAAGCCTTTCTTCTATCTCCAGAGAGATTTAGATATCAACTCATTTACGATAAATGGAGAAAATGTAGCCATTATTGATACCAGTGCCTCTGATAATCGTTTCATGCCTACAGCACGCAAAGTATATCTGGAGAAAAAAACACTTTCCATGAAGCAGCCTGTAAAGATTCATTTTTCTTATGCTGGCAAATCAGATGATCTGCCTGATGTTTACGCCAACAGGATCGGGCCGGACTGGACTGAAATTGGCTTGTATTATCCATGGTTTCCCTACAATCCGGACCATTACAAAATGTTTACTTACAAAGTGGATGTCAAATCAAAAAAGGATTATACAGCTTTTGGCCTGGGTGAAATAACAAAGCAGGAAGATTGGACCACCCTTGAAACCACCATTCCTACAACAGATATAGTAGTTTGCTTATCAAAAGATGTTAAGACATATACTGCTGCAATGGGTCAAAATCAACTAAAAATTTTCCATCATGGTTTCACTGATGGCTTATTACAAGAAATGGCATCTAATATTTCCAGTTCTTATATATATTTTAATAAGTGGTTTGGTCGAAAATCTATGGATATAAGTATAATCGATACCAAACGAGAGAAGGGCGGAGGCTATGCACGAATAGGAGGATTGGTATTAGGAGGAGTTAAAGCAGAAAAGTATTTTTCAAATTTAGAGAGATATTACCGGTATTTTGCCCATGAACTTGCTCATTTGTGGTGGTTTAAAGCAAAAACAACCTCATGGGAGGACTGGCTGAACGAAAGTTTAGCCGAATACAGCGCACTTATGGTTTTAAGAGAAGAATTCGGGCAGGAAACATTTGACAGGAGACTGGAAAATAAAAAACAAAAATCAGAAGGCACGCCACCTATATGGAACTTTGAACGAAACAAGGCAGAGTATAAAATTGCCTATAAGGTCTTATATGAGAAAGGGCCGGTATTATTGTCCGATTTAGAGCAAAAAATAGGGAAAGACAAATTCAGAAAATTTTGTCAAAACCTCATTGAAAAAGATATTCATACTACAGAAGAATTTTTGAAAGAGCTCGAATCACTTGAAGGAGAAAAAACTGCTGTATGGTTTAAAGGATTTTTAAAAACCAGATGATGGGTTTCATTGGAAAGAAGACTCCAATTTTTGCACCTTTGGCATCCTTTGATATTTGTTGCCTGCCGGAGATAATAAACGCATTTATTTTAAAACAAATGCGATGCCATCTGATTAAAGCAAAAAATAGGGAAATAAGCAGAATATATGTTTTTCCCGGAAGATCGGTTCTTTTATTGAAAAAAAAGAACTATCCAAACTGGAAGAACAGGGTCTTATAAAAGCCTTTGAATACAACTTTGAACTGGCCTGGAATGTTATCAAAGATTATTCTGAATACCAGGGAGTAGCAGACATATAGGGAAGCAAGGATGCTTTCACACTGGCTTTCAAAAGAGGATTGATTGAAGATGGTGAAACATGGATGGATATGATCGACAGCCGGATCCAAACCACCCACACCTATAATGAAAATGTGGCCAGGAAAATTGCTCAGGATATCATACAGAGATATTATGGACGTTTTCAGAGGCTGAAGGAAAAGTTGGAGGAACAAGTGAAACAATAAAGAAGTGGTGAATATGCCTTACGGTTTAAAAGAAACGGTAATCAATAAGATCAGACAGACGCTTGCTTCCTTCCCTGAAGCAGAAGAAGCCATTTTATATGGATCCCGGGCCAAAGGCAATTTTTCCAATGGTTCGGATATCGACCTGGCTCTTAAAGGAAACAGTCTTAATCAATCGATACTTCAAAAGATTCGCAGAGAGCTCGATGATCTTTTACTCCCCTACACCATTGACATTGCGATTTACCATTCCATAGAAAATCAAGACTTGACAGACCACATCAAAAGAATGGGCATTGTTTTATATTCATCCGGCAGATAAGCATTTAGAACCCAATTACCGAACCTGTTTGGATAAAAGTTAAAGAGAGGCCCGGGTTGAGGCCTGAACTTCACATTCAACCAGTACTGTGTGCCGCTGATCTTTTCGTCGACCAGCGAATGTTCCTCGATTCCCGGAGAAGCCAGTAACTGTACGCTGATATTTACCACGGGCGAAAAGCTGATCAGGCAATAATGAGTTCACCCAATAAAACAGTTTCCTCAGTGGCTCCACCAATTTGTAATTCCGATGACAACATTCCAGACCATTCCGCCAATAATCAGAAGTATACCGAAGGCACGGCCTACAGCTCCTCCCATACTTTCAAATGGCAAGGCTACTAGTAGAATAAAACCAATGACTATGATGGTCCAGGCGTAAACCGCTTGCACATCAATGATCGTTTTTTTGTGTTCAATCAGGGGAATTCCACTCCTGAGTCTGGCCATAGGCGAGATGGGATAACCACAACAGGGACAGTTCTCGGATTCATCCGAAATTTGGTTCTGGCATTTTGGACAACTTATTAATGACATGACTCAAAGCTTTTATGTATGGACAGTGCAATGGTTAAGTTCCAAAATCTCCTGTTTTCATGCTCACTTTGGGAAAGCAGAATATGAATTACCGGCTGAAAACCAGCTTGTTTATAATTAAAACGAATCCCGGATGCAGTTTCCATATACTGCATCCCCAAAAAATATCGAAAAATTTTCCGTCCACGGTGTATCCAGCTCCGTGCATCATCCCGTGTCCCCTCCTCTGCTGCTTGCTTAACACCCATTCAAAACTAATATTTTCAATATAAATCCTTCAAAAATACTACCCATCGAAGGTAAAACAGGGTATTTACTTCCCATCCGAAAGTGGAAAAGCTCGTATTGTATGGTTCCGGAGATAGCCATGTATTCATTCTGGAAAAGTATCGCAGAGCAATCTAAAGGGATAGTAATTTTTATGAAGATCCTTATATATTTACAACTCATTTAAATTAGATACAACCGATCGGATTGCATCGCAAAATCAAACCGCAACCCTTTAACAGCCAATCAAATGAAGAAAATCTTTCAAAAAGCAGGAGTGCTCTCAAAAATAAATTTCCAGCGGGCATTAGACTATGTCGAAGTAATCGATAATAAATTGCCACACCCGGCCACATTATTTGCCTTGCTGGCTTTTCTGGTAGTTATCATCTCATCCATGTAGCCTTATTCCGTCATGCTGGCCCTGGCATGGATTGCGCTGCTGGTAATCTGGATGTTATTGGGAATACCCCTGGGGCCGGACGGACCCTTACATTTACCATAATGTTGATATCACCACAAATAAGAGGCGGTAAACCAGCAGAAGGTTTACCGCTTTTTTAATGCGCACATATTTTGGATGTTGTATAATTTTTGGGTATCTTAAACGAGAAATCCCTTAACCAATATATTGCTTGCATAACTACTGGCAATAATTGAATAGCAGGCTGATACGGATATACAAAACATCCACCCTTCATAAAATCATACCATGAAAAACAACAATTCGCTTGAAAGAAGAAACTTTTTAAAATTATCCTTAACAGCCGCTGTTGGAGGAGTAGCCGGTAAAGTGTTTGGGAATAACTGGAATGCGAATGCAACCGTCAAGGATCTTATGACCCGGGAAGTCGGAAAATTCCCCCGAAGGAAACTCGGATACAGCCAAAGAGAAGTCTCCATCATCATTGGAGCCGGCGATATGTCCACTCAGCTGGTAGAGGCCGGGGTCGAATGCGGAATGAATTACTGGCACAAGGCCAACCGGTGGATGAGGAACGGGGCACCCGATATCATCACCAAAAACAGGGAAGCCCACTATTGCCAGGTCACAGTGGACCGAGTTGGGGGCAATCATTATTCCGGACATTTTGATGAAGAGGAACATTACCGCTACGTCAAAGAGGCTGTCAAAAAAACGGGGTTGGGATATTTTGATGACATGCAGCTGCACTTTGGTTATCACAATGCAGAGGAAGTAAAAAAGGAAAGAGGGTTTGTCCGGGCTTTTGAGCGGCTGAAAAAAGAGGGACTCGTCAGGCACCTGTGTCTTTCCCAACACAGTTATGAAGGCAGTTCAAGGGTAGCCAACGGCGAGAGTGCCGCAAAGGTGCTTCAGGCGGTGATGGAAGACGGCCTTTACGAACACGCCCAGTTTATGTATTCTTATCCCGGCGACCCTGAGATGGACGGGTTCATGGAAAAGGCCCGGAAAAGGAATTTTGGTACCATCGCCATGAAAACAGCAAGAGGCATCGGACGTATGAGGCAGGATGAAGAATTCATGAACAAACTGCCCCAGGGGGTATCACCGCATCATGCCATGGTACGCTGGCTTACTACAGCGACATTGCTCGATGCCGCGGTGATTCGTGTGAGAAACATGGAGGAATTTACAGAAACCTATTCCGGAGCCGGGAAGAAACTGCGTGATGGAGACTTACAGGCCCTGAAGGAGATGACACAGGAGGCCAACCAAACCGCATGCCGCATGTGTGGCAAATGCCAGGTCCAATGTCCCCGGCAGATACCCATATCCGACATTCTGCGCTTCGAGCGGTATGCCATGGATGATAACGACTGGAATAAGGCACGAAAACTTTACGCCGCCCTTCCTGTGAAAGGCAGCTCATGTATTGGCTGCGAAAGCTGCATGCAAGCCTGCCCGTTGAATATGCGCATTCCCGATAAAATTTCAAGGGCTCACGCCATGCTGGCTTGAATGGCTACTCATTCCTGCAATTTTGTCGTTTTTCTGAGTCCGTTCAGGAAAGCCAGCAATGTGGTTATGAGCACGCCGGTGAAGATGGCGGTATAAGATACGGACAGGTCCAGCAGTATTCCAAAAACCACGGGGCCGATGGCTGTGCTCACGACCATCACGGTGATGAAGAAGCTGCGGACCTGCCCGATGATGTCGGAACCATAAAGCTCAGCCAGCATAGCATCCTTAATGGTGCGGCCCGTTCCATGGCCCAGTCCGATGAGGGTCAATGCCACAGGGTACACCAGCCGATGGTCGAACAGGATCAGGGCAAGCAGGCCAAACAGATAGGGGATCATATTATAAGGAAACAACCGGCGGGCGGTAAATCGATCCACCAGTGAACCGATCCCGGTCATGCCCAGGGCACCGGCAATAGCAAAGGCCGAGAGGGAGCCGGCAACCCACTCGGGGCTCCAGCCTTTGGCTTCACCCAGCTTGAGCTGGAAAAAGAAGATGGCCGTATTGGTAAAGCCAATCATAAAGACCACCGGGGTTATGATCCAGAACCGCCTATCGCGCAAGATATCCCTTATATCAACTTTCCTGGTCTGATTTTGGGCCGCATGGTTCTGCATCCGGTAGGCCCGTAGCCGCGTTTTTGAGCGACCCAAAAGAAACAAAGCCAGTGGGGCCACCACCAGAGCACAGGTAAGGGCCGATACCTGCAGGGCGCCCCGCCACCCTATGACGCCCATCAAAAGGGTGATCAAAATTGGAAGGGAAGCCTCACCGGCAGGATGGCCCAGGCTGGCCGCACCGATAGCTTTGCCCCGGTCGGCTCCGAAATAACGGGCCATGCTCGATACCGAGGTATGGGTCATCAATCCCTGGCCAAAAAGACGCAGGCCATAAAATCCCAAAATCACCAGGATCACATGATAAGAAAAGGAAAGCAGCAACAGGGCAACCATCAATCCTCCAATGACCATCAGGGTATATCGTTTTGTATCGATCGTATCAAAATACCCGCCTATCCAGGGCAGGGTCAGGGCGCTGCCAACGGTAGCTACGGCGTAGATGGTTCCAAACTCTGCATTGCTGACACCTAACAGCTCCTCTATCGACGGCACATAAAGCGATAACAGAAACGTCTGGCCGAAACTGGAGAAAAAGGCCAGTAAAAGCCCAAAAGCCAGTAAGCTTAAATTGTATTTGAGAAAATAATTGATCCGCGGTGTCACTAGAATTTCTCCTGCTCGATTATACGTTGAATTCTTATGGTAACTTTCTGATCGTAAGCAATTGTGGAAAATATCCGGCCACCTACTGGTATTATGAGATAACCATCTATTCCATAAAAAAATCAGCTGGCGAAAGTAGCAAACTATTCAGCAAAAACAAAACCCACGCTCTTTCAATCCACCAGGATGTTACACGAAACACTTCCCCACCATGAAGGCATTTGCCCGAATGAAGCATAAGGAGTTCTAAACAATCTTATTTGTCAGATGTTATTAACCAAATAAAAGACAATCTACTATGAACACATTGATTAAAACCTCCATCGCCATTGCATCCTTTCTGCTGCTACAGGCAGGGATGGCACCGGCCCAGCAAATGACACAGGAAAATGCTGAGCCCGAGAAGATCACCAGCGGCTATCAATTTACCGAAGGACCCGTTTGGCATCCTTCCGGATATTTGCTTTTTAGCGACATCCCCGCCAACACCATCTACAAATGGACACCCGGCTCCGATGCGGAAACATATCTCAGCCCCAGCGGACATTCCAACGGGCTGACATTCGACCACCAGGGCCGCCTGGTTCTGGTCCGGCACGATGGTGCCCTGACGAGATATACTAAAAATAAAGGCATTGAAACCCTTGCAGATTCCTATAACGGCAAAAGACTCAACAGCCCCAACGACCTGACCATCCATTCCGATGGGTCGATCTACTTCACCGATCCCCCATTTGGAGTGTCGGAAGAAGACAAAGAACTGAAAATACACGGCGTATACAGGTATTCTGAAGCGAAAGGCCTGCAACTGTTGAGTGATGATTTTGACCTGCCCAACGGCATTGCCCTCTCCCCCGATGAGACCCAACTGTATGTGAACGACAGCCGCCACAACCACATCCGGGTTTTTGACATCGCCCGGGACGGTAAGATTGAAAACGGGCGGTTGTTCGCTACCATGGAATCAGATGCTCAGGGATCAGCCGATGGCATGAAAGTGGATGGGGACGGAAATGTATATTCTACCGGCCCCGGCGGATTGTGGATTTTCTCGCCGGAGGGAAAACTGCTCCAGCAGGTAAAAACCCCGCGCCTGACCAACCTGGCCTGGGGAGGAAAAGACAAAAAGACCCTTTTTATGACTGCGCCCGAGGCCCTCTACAAATTGGAAATGACGACCCGGGGATATATCCCCTACTGGTAATCGCAAAATACGCTTGTTATGATAAACAAAAGGATCCAATACGCAGGGGCCCTACTCCTTGCGATCTTTGTGATGCTGAACATGGGAAAATCAGTTATGGCCCAGCATGACAAGATGAGCAAGAAAAATACCCCCCTCACCCAACCTGGCAATGATGTGTTCGGAACCATCGCAGAGGTTGTGCAAAAACTGGAAGCCGGGGATTGGGATACATTGGCCTGATGGCAACAGGCGCTCACCACCAGCGGCACCACTGGATGATTGCAACGGGTAAAATGAAGATGGAGTTTAAAAACTGATCACTTTATCGCTGTCAACCACCCAATGGGTAAATCAATTCAAGGCAGCGAGCGGGTACATGAATGATTCTGGATGTTACATCTAACAGCGATTACCACTTTTCAATCAGCAGGTCATCGCTCCCCCCATTAATTCTACCAGATTTCTGGAAATGGTCAGTCCCAATCCTGTACCCTCATACTCCCTATTTGTTTAATCTCACCTTTATTGTCAAAAACAGGACAGGCTTACGACCTGCAAAAGTTGTTTGTTTATCAAAACAAAAAGCCCCTCCTATTGCTGCCTAAAACGGCAAAAAAAAATGCCGGTTGAAAGGAAATCAACCGACATTTGATCTTTAAGCATACGAGTATATTATAAATCACCCGGGCCTTCCAGTTCCACCTTTTCAAACATCAGGTGAAGGAACCCGTGTCCTGCCCCGGCCACTGGTGAAGGATTGCCCTGCATATCCTGCGGAGGTAAAATGATATGTGCTTCTCGCAGATCCGGGGAATGATCCGTCTCATCAGTATCGGTGCTGGTTATTAATTTCAGATCGGATGTTCTGACTCGTGACGATATCATAATATGAATCAACCGGTCTGCAGCCAGCACATTACCCTGTCCGTCCTTCAGATCGGTTTTACCCCACAGGGTAATATACGATTGAAGCTTGGGCATCAGATTGGTGCCAATACCAGTATTCCCGTGCATGGTCTTATCCAGTCCAACGCCGCCAAAAAAGGTGTGATCGCCTGCTCCTTTCGCTTTATGGATCACCTGAATCTCATCAATGGCAAAGGCTTTGCCGTTGGGTCGTTCATACTGAAGGTCCATTTTTAACACACGATCTTTTGAATCCTCTGAATCTTCCTCATTCAGATCGATTACACCCAGAGTATATTCACCAGCTCCTATACCGATGCGGTTGGAAAATGGAGTGGGTGACATATCCGGATTAATAGCTGCAGGACCGGGAAGAATCTCATAAGCCGTTTTCCAGTCACGGTTGGCATCTTTCAATACCACATTTTCAAACATGATGTGCAGAAAACCGTGATTTGTTCCGGGTATAGGAGACGCATTGCCTTCGGTGTCCTTGGGTGGCAGCATAATATGAGTATGAGCCTCACGGATGTTGTAATCGGACTTGTCCTCATCGGTGCTGGTGATCAGGTTGAGCTGATCATCCCTGACATTGGTGGTGGTCATGATATGAATCAAACGATCCCGGGCAATCACCTCACCTGTTTCGGCATCCTTCAGGTCGGCCTTACCCCACAGCGTAATGTAAGACAACAGCTTAGGCATCAGGGGAGTGCCAATACCCGTATTGCCATGCATCACCTTATTCTGGCCAACACCGCCAAAAAAGGTATGATCACCGGCTCCCTGGGGCTTATGAATAATATCAATTTCATCAATCTGATAAACCCTTCCATCGTTGCCGGCAAATTGAATGTCAACATTCCTGACGGCATCTCTCGAGTCAACCCCGTCGGTTTCACTGCGATCCTCAACGGTGAGGGAATAAGATCCACTTGCTTGTTGAGTATTGTTGGAAAACGGGGTTGGATCCATGGAAGGATTGATGGCAGCTGGTCCGGGTAAGATCTCATAAATCATACCTTCTTCACTGCTGGCGCTGGTTTCGAACTCTACCATATCAGAGTAGTCGGCCCAGGAGGCCGCATTATTATCTGAATTCGGATTTGGACCCGGAACTTTTTCTGTGACTTCCTCACTGCAGGAACTAAACAAGGCCACTGCAATGAGCGCACTCGACAATATTTTTAAGGTTCGTCTCATAATAAAAAAAATTAAAGTTTAACAATGACTTTCGATCCCATGGGATATCTTCATATTTGTACAACCATAGTCGAGGCCATTGCGTAAACCTTACACTTCAATAAAAAAATTTAGAAAAAAACTGAATAACAAACAACAAAAGCACCGAATAACAAAGGCCACCTTTACCTTTGACAACGACTACTGCCTGTACTTTGTCAACCCGCGTAAGTTAGGAAGATTCTAAATCACTGACAACATACATGCCTTCATCCAGCAGGCGAAAATCGGCCCGGATGCCCTTGTTGTGCAGGTTACTGGATGGGGAGTTCCGTGGAATTTTTGCCGGCACATTATGAAGTCAGATTATTTTCAGTAATGAATTATTGTATTAAAGATGACTTTTCATTTTCAAATATTCAATATAGTTGAATCGTTTGTGCATGAAAATCATTCAGGATAAAATCATAAACATTAAAATGTCAGTACTTTAGCATCACCTTTAAGATGTTTTGTCAAGGGTTTTCCCATTCCCTTTACCTCAAAACCTAAGGCTTTTAGTTCATCGACCACGTTATAGCTGCTGGCGCAAGCTATGCATGCTTTGAGTACTACCCCGTCCTGTTGCATTTCCTTTACTTTTTCCTGCAGCTTTTGATTTTCAGAGATCAATTTTGCCGAAGGGCCCCAGACGATGAGGGTAACCTCTTCGAACCATTGAT contains the following coding sequences:
- a CDS encoding DsrE family protein codes for the protein MLVNLKSIAQDNPHPESSDKLVVLWTSGDPYVAERVAFMYTHAASKNQWFEEVTLIVWGPSAKLISENQKLQEKVKEMQQDGVVLKACIACASSYNVVDELKALGFEVKGMGKPLTKHLKGDAKVLTF